AATACTACTCCTTCTGGAACTGGGATCCTTTATGGTACTAAGAAAGGAGGGAACTACTTTTGTACACATTGTAAATGAATGGTCATACTGTGGATAAATGCTTCATAATTCATGGTTATCCTGCCAATTTCAAGACTAATAGGGACAAGAAACTGGTAGCGTTGTCTTTTTCTACTTCTGATGACAAAACTGACATTTCTACAAGTCAATCTCTTTCTGCAACTCAGTATCAACAGCTCATTGATTTACTTAACAAGCAGTCATTTTCTACTACATCTAGTGGTATTTTTGAATCACCAAGTGCACAGGCATCTCAAGAACATGCTTTATTAGTTGGTAAGCtatgtttgttgattgataagtATGGTAAAACTGAATGGTTGATTGATAGCGGTGCTACTGATAATATTTGTTCTCACTTAAACATGTTTACTGCTTACAAATCTGTAGCTGGAGAGGAATATATAGTTATATCAGATGGTAAACAGGTGCCAATTCCTCATGTTGGTTATGTGCAAGTTAATCATGAATTGATTCTTCATAATGTGTTGCACATTCCTCATTTTCAGTACAATTTAATTTCTGTTCAGAAATTATGCAGAGATTTGAATTGCTCAGTGAAATTTGATGGTCAATATAGTATGATACAGGACCGTTTGCAGAAAAAAAAGCAAATTCTTCTTGATAGTTCACAGAGAGGACTTTATAGTACAACAAGGATTAATGAAGCAGCTTCTGATAGCAGAGCATGCTTGAGTTTTAAGGAAGATCTTAACATATGGAATTTACGATTGGGGCATCTACCTTTTGATAAGCTGAAGACTATTCCAACACTTTCGGGGATTAATCATTCTTCTGTTAAGCTCATTTGCCAAATATTCCCATTGGCCAAGCAGACTAGAGCTTATTTTCAACTTAGTAGTATTAAAACTCAATGTGCATTCAAATTGATACATATATACGTTTGGGGACCCTACAAAATCAAGCCTTATATCGGTTGTGATCAATTTTTAACTATTATGGATGATTATAGCCATTTTACTTGGGTTCATATGTTGAAATCAAAAACAGATTATGTACAAGTTATGTCAGATTTTTTTAATCATGTGGAAACTCAGTATAAAAGTAAGGTTCATAAAGTTCGATATGACAATGCTCATGAGTCGTCTTTTGGTGTGATGAGGGAGTTGTTTCTTAAAAAGAGGATTCTTCATCAAACCAGTTACAGTCGTACTCCACAACAAAAATGGTGTTGTGGAGCGTAAGCATCGACATTTGCTTGAAACTGCACGATCTTTGTATTTTCAGTCCAACATTCCAGCTAAGTACTGGAGTAAAAGCATTTTGTGTGCTACTTACATCAAAAACAGAATCCCTTTACAAAGCATTGAAAATGATACACCTTACCATTGATTAACTGGTACATTTACTTCTCTTGATCATCTAAAGGTGTTTGGTACTTTGTGTTTCTCCTCTACTATTACTGAAAATAGGAGTAAGTTTGATCCTAGATCTAAAACATGTATTTTCTTAGGATATTCCATTACACAAAAAGGATATAATTTGCTTGATTATGGTATTGATACTATTTTTGTGTCACGAGATGTCATTTTCCTTGAATCTCATTTCCTTTTTCATTCTCATCATACTTCTTCTGAGTTTCCATCACAAATCTAATTGTCTTATGTGAATAATCCTTACTTCATTCCTGATGATATTGTTCATGGGGATCTTGTTGGTCCTGTTTCTGCAGTTTTTGCCGATAACATGGTTTATTCTTTTGCTAATCATCTTAACTCATTTCCAGATTCTGTCATCTGAGATTTAAGTTCTAATTCATCTACAGATTCACTACCTCCTTCTAAGTCTTCTACTGTTATCATTCCCGTCAGACAGTCTACAAGGTTACGTAAACCACCTTCATTTTTGTCTGATTATAAATGTAATATTGTCTTAAACACACATTGGTGTAATCTTGTTATCACACCTTCTCCTCCTTTGTCTACATGTGTTCTTTCTGAACCAAAGTCATATATAGAGGCTGCTTCTAGCCCTTTGTGGGTGGCTGCTATGCAGTGTGAATTACAAGCTTTAGCAGATAATCACACATGGGATCTTGTCCCTCTTCCTCCACATAAGAAATCTATTGGTTTCAAATGGGTGTTCAAAGTGAAACTTAAATCTGATGACATTTTAGAAAGATGCAAGGCACGCCTCGTAGCTAAAGGTTATAATCAAAAGCATGGAATCGATTATGAAGAGACTTTTTCACATGTTGTTAAAATGAGTATTGTAAGACTCTTACTTTATGTGGCTGCTACACGGAAGTGGCGTTTACATCAATTAGATGTGAACAAGGCATTTCCTCGTGGTCATTTAAAAGAGGAAGTCTATATGATTGTTCCTGAAGGGGTTTCTAATCCACTTAATTTGGTGTGTTTACTTAGAAAGTCTATTTACGGCCTTAAACAAGCATCCAGAGAGTGGCATGCTAAGCTAGTTGAAGAGTTGTTATTTCAAGGCTTTCATCACTAAAAATGATTATAGTTTGATATCAAAAGACACAAAGGTCTTATTTGCATAGTTGCTGTTTATGTTGATGATGTGATTCTTACGGGAGACGATGTTACTGGAATTTTTGATTTAAAAACTCATCCGGATACTCAGTTTGGGATTAAACACCTTGGAGATCTTCACTGTTTTCTGGGTATAGAGGTTACTCACACCACTGATGGCATTATTTTGTGTCAACAGAAATTTACCAAAGATCTTTTAGCTGATGCAAGTTTGGATTATTCTGTACCTTCATGTACTCCTCTTCTTTTGAATCTTAAACTATCATAATCTGAGGGTGACTTGGTTGATAATCCTGAAGTCTACAGATCTTTAGTTGGCAAGTTTAATTATCTGACCAACACTCGGATGGATTTGTCATATACAGAACGTTAAGCCAGTATATGCATGCTCCTCGCACTTCACATTTTCAAGCCTTACATCATGCTCTTCGATATTTTGCTGGGACTGCTTCTCAAGGTATTTTATTACGAGCCACTGATCAGCTTTACCTTACAAGCATTCTCAGATGCTAATTGGGCATTTTACATTGATTCTAGACGATTTGTTACAGGCCATATTTTACTCCTTCATAATTCTCCTGTCACCTAGAAATCCAAGAAACAAACTACCATTTCTCGTTCTTCTGCGGAGGCAGAATACAGTGCCATGACTTCGGCTGTTACATAAGTCACTTGGGTTGTTCGTTTGCTTGAAGAATTGGGGATTTCTAGTCTCGAAACAGTTGTTCTACACTGTGATAACCCGTCAGCACTGCATATAGCCAAGAATCTCGTTTTTCATGAACGTACCAAACATATCGAGTTGGATTGTCATTTCACCTGTGACAAGATCTTGGAAGGCTTATTGCAGCTTACGTACTTGCCTACTCGTTCCCATGTTCTAACAAAAATTGTTTCTTCTACTCATTTCAACACTTTGATGTCCAACATTGGAGTATTTACACCTCCATCTTGAAGGGGATATTAAAACTTAGTTATTAAGTTTTCTAATATACAGATTACTTAGTGCCATGTCATCATATTCTGTTAGGATCTAGGTGTATGGTGTATAAATAACACGGAACTTCGACATTGTATTCTCAGATACACATTTCATATAACTTTGTCTTCTATATTCAATATCACATTTTCATTACGATCTGCAATCATAACTTCGTTTATCACTAATTGTCAACTTTGAGTATCGGCAAAAGAGAAAGGGAAGAGGATATTCATAGCTAAGCATACAGCATTAGACCGTCATTCTAATATTTCAAATAAATCGTTCATCAGCAAGAAACAAAGATTTACCTGCGTCTGTACAACCTGAAATTTCACATTTTGTAATTTCAGTGTGGATTCGGTTGTCCTGGTGTGTTGTAGGCTACTAGTATTGATGTTAAATGgttggaaggtaaaaatgcaaGGAGGATGGACTTCTAGGGACTAGGGACTAACAAGCGGTAAATCATAATATGAATGCTATACACATATATGCTGTCATCAAAGTATTGTTCACTAATGCATTTTGTTCAACTGAAGTAGTTGACCACAAGGCAACAGCAGCAAAGTTCCTTATTCTATATTACATGCAAATATCGGATATAAGTTGCATCGTGTAAATATCGATATGCTCACATACACAAGGTTCTCAAACTTCAGAACCACGCACATTGGAGAACGGATGCATAGATATAGTAATAATATCAGTAGTCAACAATCCTTTTAGGAGAGAGATGTTTAAATGAGCCCTCCAACTTAGGCAACCGGCGGACGGAGGACATGATCCTGCGTTGTGTCAACCACGGCTGGTGGCATAAATTGCCACATTGCAACACCAGGGTAGCCAACAAAGGACATCAGCTTGTTTGCGTCTGCTTGTCCTTGAGCAGAATATGCAGCTCGCAAGGTAGAGGGATGGGGTAAAAAGGCGGGTTGGGCACTGAAGGATTTGACTTGCTGCTCCAGCTTCTCTTTGTCTGCCTTTATTTTCTGCTTTTCATCACGGAGCTCATGCTTCTCAGCCTGAACACGAGATGGAAAATATAAATGCTTCCTTGGACCTTGAGTAAAATTAGAAAGTGAATTCTACAGATCTATCAACAAGCTCCAACTTAAAGGGTAGCATGTCATCACTCTTAAAGTCATAAGCCCATCATGCTAAGTGCTTGTTGCCTTACTTTAAGTTTGTATACTTGATGGAAGCAATGTTTTGAACACACTATGTTACGAATTAGCGGTAAAGCCTATTCCATGTCAGGTCCCATGTTCTTATATACCCCTAGAGTATAACTTAAAAGAAAATGCAACCAGATTTTGTGCTTCAAAAAAGGATTATATATCTACTTGGGATTATATTCCTTAATGAAAAGGTGATCAAAAATCAAAGTTGAGTAATTATAGAATTAACACCTTTAAATCTTTAATCTTCTCCTGCAGCTCCTCATTCGATTCCTTAAGTGTATTAGCTTCACTCCTTAGCTGCGTCAACATCCGAACAGCGTCATTCAGAATAGCAGCCTTGTCAGTTTTAGGTGGCCTTCCAGGCTCAAGGATGGAACTCAATTCCAGGAACCTTAAAATTAAGCTAGATCACTTTAGAAATGAATATACGATATACAGTACGAATTAATAGGTATGTGAGCATGCCTTTCATTCAGCTTATCTCTCCTCAATTTCTCCCGACATGCTTTGGAACCTGATGCATTGCATGTTTCTGGTCTTGCCCTGTATAAGCACCAACACATGTTATGCTATAATTTCAATTTGCATAAATAGATTAGTCCAGGTAGTAAGATATGGACATTCGTATAGATAAAATGATGAGTGAGGAAAGATTTAGAGATTCTGCATGTGTGTGTATTAATGGGTGTCACTGACTGAGAAAAGCTGATAAAATTCATTCTTTGTCCACCAAAGAGTGACGAGAAAAGTTTTTAGCAAAATAAAACAGGACATAACAATTTAAACAATTTATGTGGAATAGTACCAAGATAAAAGTATAAAATATAAATCCTGGCTATATTTCTGAATTCCAGGCAAGCATAGTTAAAATGAGGTTAAGTATGTTTTCCCATTATGAGGTGTTAGAACAGGAACTCCATTACTGAAAATCATTAGTAATTTTGTTTTAAGTAGAATAAGTACACACATGTATTATGGAAGCAATTAAATATAATGTAACAAACCATACATTCAAAATTTTGTAGAATTAGATAAACACAAAACTGGATAATAGCGACTGTTTTCTAAATCATAACTTTAGAAAGTAAAAGCAAATATAGCATTCACCACAAACAGAGACGAATTTCACTTAAAAAGTTCCCAATACCGGGGTCCTTTCTGAATAATAATTGACCAATCTATCAACAAGTTTTACAGACAACAAAATATAAGGAATTCCAATTAAAGAAGATTGACCTATGGTTGACTACCTTTCTCAAACACATTAGATAATGTTCAGAAACGAATTAACTTGCTTCAGTCAGAGCCTTTACTAGCTTTGTTTTTGCAacaatattttcaaatttaagtGCAAATGAACCTAGGTGTCTATTGCTACTTTAACTTTATAACTAAGTAACGAATTAGAAACTACAACAAGTATCTGTAAAATTTAATGTTACAAATATTTAAAGCAGAAAACTGAATCGTGAAGGCACTTACTATGCAAAATGATAATTACAAAACTGAGTTGCTTCACATCTTTGTATGGCAAGTGATATTTTTTTCACTTTAAGACTTCACCCTACTGCAATTTTATCAAGTGCAACAATGTAATGAAAGTATGAAAACAACCTTGGCCACAAAATGATACtatatttttaacatataatTAAGCACTCAATGATGACCTCATCCAAACATctcaaattttatttaaaactAATTGGTTTACCACCAACATAGGCTTGTATAATTTAATCAACCAAATGTGGATTCGGAATTGCCTAGTGGTAGAGGCTCTCGTTACCCCCATTCCGCCCACAACAAGT
The sequence above is drawn from the Apium graveolens cultivar Ventura chromosome 2, ASM990537v1, whole genome shotgun sequence genome and encodes:
- the LOC141707052 gene encoding transcription factor ILR3-like isoform X1, encoding MNSMDIDLTASSNWVFDYDLMDDISAVHFPAPPSIVFSWPNQTINSSSNSSAEIDSLILGSQGHKESESRKRYTLLSPPNREYKNQFWARPETCNASGSKACREKLRRDKLNERFLELSSILEPGRPPKTDKAAILNDAVRMLTQLRSEANTLKESNEELQEKIKDLKAEKHELRDEKQKIKADKEKLEQQVKSFSAQPAFLPHPSTLRAAYSAQGQADANKLMSFVGYPGVAMWQFMPPAVVDTTQDHVLRPPVA
- the LOC141707052 gene encoding transcription factor ILR3-like isoform X2, whose amino-acid sequence is MNSMDIDLTASSNWVFDYDLMDDISAVHFPAPPSIVFSWPNQTINSSSNSSAEIDSLILGSQGHKESESRKRARPETCNASGSKACREKLRRDKLNERFLELSSILEPGRPPKTDKAAILNDAVRMLTQLRSEANTLKESNEELQEKIKDLKAEKHELRDEKQKIKADKEKLEQQVKSFSAQPAFLPHPSTLRAAYSAQGQADANKLMSFVGYPGVAMWQFMPPAVVDTTQDHVLRPPVA